One window from the genome of Flavobacterium agricola encodes:
- a CDS encoding DUF6266 family protein, with amino-acid sequence MATYNKGILGPFTGTVGTVVGANWRGKNVMRSLPKKTGNTPTPAQLVQRERFAVVSKFLTPLRPLLNRYFGTSTGVQSNFNLATSYHIKEACLVQNNTPTMVYNKVLITKGELQGLQEATLTTNNKLLFTWADNSGQGQALATDTLLVVIYAPDLHLFEVFETQTTRQAKKATLTAEAYFTGVPIHIWATFVNSTKKTAAVSQYLGTVILN; translated from the coding sequence ATGGCAACGTATAACAAAGGTATTTTAGGTCCGTTTACCGGAACGGTAGGCACCGTAGTAGGCGCAAATTGGCGCGGAAAAAATGTAATGCGCAGTTTACCTAAAAAAACAGGTAATACCCCCACCCCTGCACAACTTGTGCAACGAGAACGTTTTGCGGTGGTTAGTAAGTTTTTAACCCCGCTCCGTCCGCTACTTAATCGGTACTTTGGTACCAGCACCGGAGTACAATCTAATTTTAATTTAGCTACTTCTTACCATATAAAAGAGGCGTGTTTGGTACAAAACAACACCCCAACTATGGTATACAACAAGGTGCTAATTACTAAAGGAGAACTGCAAGGCTTGCAAGAGGCAACCCTAACAACAAACAACAAGCTTTTATTTACTTGGGCAGACAATTCGGGCCAAGGCCAAGCCTTAGCAACCGATACGTTATTGGTTGTTATTTATGCACCAGATTTGCATTTGTTTGAAGTGTTTGAAACGCAAACTACCCGCCAAGCTAAAAAGGCAACTCTAACAGCCGAAGCGTATTTTACAGGCGTGCCCATTCACATTTGGGCAACTTTTGTTAACAGCACAAAAAAAACAGCAGCGGTTAGCCAATATTTAGGCACAGTAATTTTAAACTAA
- a CDS encoding helix-turn-helix domain-containing protein, whose amino-acid sequence MKKEKPSQEPDTFTPRTTGKKPETPKRTESTPTNNQWLYGAEVKRILSISESTLKRMRDRNDIPFIKIGRTYYYPSMYFEHVLLQKIKNKFKNIFD is encoded by the coding sequence AAAAACCGAGCCAAGAACCCGATACGTTTACCCCCCGTACCACAGGTAAAAAGCCTGAAACACCCAAACGTACAGAAAGTACCCCCACCAACAACCAATGGTTGTATGGTGCCGAAGTTAAGCGCATACTAAGTATATCTGAAAGTACATTAAAACGCATGCGAGACCGCAACGATATACCCTTTATTAAAATAGGCCGTACGTATTACTACCCCAGCATGTATTTTGAACACGTTTTATTACAAAAAATAAAAAACAAGTTTAAAAACATTTTTGATTAA